Genomic DNA from Trypanosoma brucei brucei TREU927 chromosome 9, whole genome shotgun sequence:
acGCTGCCGGCATCTTTCAGGGGTTGGAAGgtagaaggagggaagggacaaagaaaaacagtaaGAACAATCcccctttcaaaaaaaaaaacacaaataaaagaaagaaagaaaggagggtgaagaaaaaaaaattacaacaAAGTGCGCGAACGAACCAAGTGTCACATTTCACCCTCGTTCATCAGTTACagcccctcctccttctccttcttcacatAACATCTTGCCACTCTCGTGCGCCCGCAACTTTTCAGTGGTCCACAGAATAAACGGCAAATcagaacaagaagaaaaataaatgagaagaaaaaaaaaaagtaggaaTGCAGAAAGTACGACAACAGGTTTTGGAAATAAGGAACAACCCAGCGGCCAGCGACAGTGAGTCACTCAAGTATTCGTAAGGGCCCACTCACCACGCAAACGAAACCCACAAGCCTCgtgcagatttaccacaagCAAACACCCCTCACTTTTCTCCCAAAAGGGCACCGCCGCTTATATCTCCCTGCACTTCACTGAACATCCTCTTGCGGATAATCATATTTATTACTTCTCTCAcattctgctttttttttttttttaagcttcctttctcttatccttcctcttttttcccccttctgtttttattaGTGTTGATGACAAGAGCAACAATGATGTGGCGTGTCCGCATGATGCCCTTCTCCCTTCTCCCTGACACTCAACTCTCGGGTCAAAGGGGCGGAAATTGAGCCCCATTATTTCCCTATTTCATGGTATGAAATTACCCGACTGAACCGTCCCCACATTCCACCCATCCTCTGAAAGTTGGGTcggaggaaaggagggatcacaacaaaaaacacaacaaaaataaagaaatcaaAAGAGTGTCTGGAAGAGCGATTAAGAAGAGAAGTGCTTGTTCCTGacatacgcacacacacacacacacacggtaagtacattttgtttttttttcctctcgcTTTGCATTTCCCTACCCATCTataaacataaaaataataaatatgaACTCTTACCCTGTCATTCTTGAATTCACACACGCTtcgcctccttttcctcatcccttccttccttttaccTATAGCCCCTACACGATAGTCCTTCTCATACCACTGTTGCGTCTCTCATATTCTTTGTGTTATGAACCACGTACCGCTCTCAtttcatatatattgttGATTCACTCCATTTgtctgtttatttatttgtctgtttttctttttttttcttttgtcttttccttcttactTTGCTCAAACACATTCCGCACACTACAACATGTTGCCGTGTACTGACAGTTTTGCCTTGGTTCCCGAAATGTTCTCCCACAGTTtgcttgttttcgtttttgctttctttcttttcttttatatgaAATTTCTCCACTGctcgcctttcccctctccccacacacagacacacagacacacacattGAGTttcacctccttttcttctctcttttttttttctctctgattccttctcttttcattgtttcacCGGCACGCGGAGGGTCGCAACGCAGCcaggagggagaaaagcCAAAGCAAATGAAGCCAAAgtatgaaaagaaggaagagagggagggagagaagaaatgagaagtgggtgaagggaaacaacaaaacaaaaacaaaagatggaaagagAGCTCGAATGGAGTAACGCGCGGATCCGGACATGAGAAGAGCTTTGAGTGACAAAAGGgtagaaagagagaagggaaaagagaaaaaatgaagaaccgaaagaaaaaaaaaataaaacaaagagaaagcaGTACGGTACTAGATTTCACACTTATGTGATATTCGTTTTGGCttctctcattttcttttttttcttttttacctttaattattttttacttattataataattattttttgtgtgatTCGTCCCAACGCGCTTCTCCATCCCCGCacctcttccctcccttctacACACACCCCacctctctccctctttctctcgtCTCAACACATCGCAACTCCGTTAGATACATGTATTCCTCCATaccatacatatatatatatatatatacgtatatatgtaaataaatatatatatatatatatattattattattattatttttatgtatGTTGATTCGCTTACTtgtctttctcctttttctgacagtcttttttttcattttgattTCTACCTATTCTTATTTGGcgttcttctttgttgttgttgttgttttttttttcaacgaTTCATATCGCATCGCGTTACATTAATAGTTCTTctcctatatatatatatatatatattcgtcTCTCCTTTTTCCGAGTCGCTTCCTTTGATTATAAGAGTAAATCTACCGCTCTTTCATATATCTCACAGcatcttttttacttcatcTCTCCTGACTCACTTTtaaccatattttttttatttttttttcgcacttatttttttgttttctcacatttttaaatttgGGATTCTTCTCTCACTTAATCTTATATAAGTCTTCATTAATTCATTACTCTGTTCcgtcctccttttctccctcgatagactttgttttctgttggtCTCTATTTCTCCCGTCCCCTTGTATcacatttcattttcttctctctgcCTTCACTTCTCGTTCTTCCCTTACTGTTTTACCCTCCATCAGATTCTTTTATATTCGTACACTCGCTCACTTCCGTCTACTTCCGCTTTACACCAGTCTCGCTCGTACGTACATTGGTAAGTTTAACTCCACTGCTGTGTAATGCCAGGATACACGTTTCCTTgcatttgctgttgttggggcggcggcggcggctgttgctgcggctgctgctgctgctgctgctgtggggGCTGAGGCGGTTGTGGCTGCGGGGGCTGTGGCACGCCGTCCTCGTTCACCACTAACGATATGGCGGGGTTGCTCGTCTTGATGTTATCCATCCGCGAGAACTGAATATCAAGAGTAAAGGTCACCGTCTCACCGATGGTCACCGGTTGGCCTTGCAGGATGTTCTTTACGTTCTCCGCAGTCGCCTTACTGTCAAACTGCACCAACGCCTGCACGCGGTTGTGGTTACGCTGGCTGGACTCGTTCTTGGGTAGGACGACAATTTTCTGCACGGCACCATAGTTGCAGAAGATCTGATAAACAATCATGGGGGTGATAGACGTGGCAGCAGAGACATCGTATTGGGTATTGAACATAGACACCAGCAGCGTTTTGCTTGTGTGCTGCGTGGCGGTGAGCTCCTGGTGATTGCTGTACCGAATGTATACACGGCGGCCGTCAATCTCAGCGTACCCGGCCTCTCGGAAAAAATCTACCAGTTGCTGAGCGCTCTTGGTGGATTCCATCTCTACGAGCGCCTGGTTCATCTGCCGAAGCATCACAATGTGCTTGATATTTCCAAAATTCTGCACAAGGTTTTGTATGCTCAACTGAGTCACGTTGGGCGTTATATTACGCATATGAATGACACGGCTCACCTCCCCTATTTCGTTATTGCGAGTCCGCGGCGGGCGTTGCACCATCTGACGACCGATCTGTAGCTGCTGTGGTTGCTTTT
This window encodes:
- a CDS encoding hypothetical protein, unlikely (GPI-Anchor Signal predicted for Tb09.211.0550 by DGPI v2.04, no cleavage site predicted), with protein sequence MLIRLLVFLLFLTVFFFILISTYSYLAFFFVVVVVFFFNDSYRIALH